One stretch of Diabrotica undecimpunctata isolate CICGRU chromosome 5, icDiaUnde3, whole genome shotgun sequence DNA includes these proteins:
- the LOC140442289 gene encoding uncharacterized protein: protein MEVLQVTGQPYNDTTIQEYQFHTYSPYIPGKLYYNDEIRIPIQDLNAYTLPSTSYLDIEGKLLTHDDKEPTKLKFINNAISFLFRELRYELNGVIIDSVREVGLVSTIKNYLSLNENESILFQNAGWFPKAGNEKIIVDAYGNFNVCIPLRLLSGFFEDFRKIIMNVKQELILIRSNDDVDAVVSIDDTERPKVEITKLQWNVAHVSPSMREQLRLNSIAHKNIELPIKFRSWQMIEYPSLNNTTRHT, encoded by the coding sequence ATGGAAGTGTTACAAGTAACCGGTCAACCTTATAACGATACAACTATACAGGAATATCAATTTCACACCTATTCACCATACATTCCCGGAAAGTTGTACTATAACGATGAAATACGAATCCCTATTCAAGATCTCAATGCGTATACGTTACCGTCAACATCATACCTAGATATTGAGGGAAAACTACTCACCCACGACGATAAGGAACCAACAAAACTTAAATTCATAAATAACgctatttcctttttatttcgtgAGCTACGGTATGAGTTAAATGGGGTTATTATAGACTCTGTTCGAGAGGTCGGACTGGTatcaacaattaaaaattatttaagtctTAACGAAAACGAAAGTATTCTGTTCCAAAATGCTGGATGGTTCCCAAAAGCAGGGaatgaaaaaataattgtggaTGCTTATGGTAACTTTAACGTGTGTATCCCATTACGATTATTATCAggattttttgaagattttagaaaaattattatgaatgtgaAGCAAGAGCTTATTTTAATACGATCTAATGATGATGTTGACGCAGTTGTAAGTATAGACGACACCGAACGCCCTAAAGTTGAAATAACAAAATTGCAATGGAATGTCGCCCATGTTAGCCCAAGCATGCGTGAACAACTACGATTAAATAGTATAGCTCATAAAAATATTGAGCTACCAATTAAATTTCGTTCGTGGCAAATGATTGAATATCCATCATTAAATAATACAACACGGCATACGTAG